A DNA window from Selenomonas sp. oral taxon 126 contains the following coding sequences:
- a CDS encoding site-specific DNA-methyltransferase: NKTTSEMKRVPISKLVPYANNARTHSPEQINKLRGSLREFGFVSPVIIDKDYGILAGHRRVMAARAENIEQVPCVFVDHLTEAQKKAYILADNRFTLDAGWDEDMLRVEMEALQGMDFDISLTGFDESEIADLLSLDDGEAQEDDFDVEAELQRPCVSRSGDVWYLGKHRVICGDSTLPETYERLLGEEKVNLVCTDPPYMIQLESTSGKIKNDDLNDKDAYEFLKSAFTAFHSAMATDASIYVFYATAKARIFHDAYEDAGFKVGARLVWKKDRLVLTRTDWKYIHEPIIWGWRKDGRHRWYGDQKQTTVFAFDRIKDSKKDGCGHPSSKPVPLIAYLIKQCTQTNVVVLDGFLGSASTLIACDQLGRICYGVEVEPKFVDVAVERYIQSKDGNAEDVFLERDGERIPYADVPTSKEAAQ; this comes from the coding sequence AACAAAACAACATCGGAGATGAAGCGCGTTCCGATCAGTAAACTCGTGCCATATGCCAACAACGCACGGACGCATTCGCCCGAGCAGATCAACAAGCTGCGCGGCAGTCTGCGGGAGTTCGGATTCGTGAGTCCCGTCATCATTGACAAGGACTACGGCATCCTCGCAGGACACAGGCGCGTTATGGCTGCGCGGGCAGAGAACATCGAGCAAGTTCCATGCGTATTCGTCGATCATCTGACGGAAGCGCAAAAGAAAGCCTATATTCTCGCAGACAACCGTTTCACACTTGACGCAGGTTGGGACGAAGATATGCTGCGCGTTGAGATGGAAGCCCTGCAGGGGATGGACTTCGATATCTCGCTCACGGGCTTTGACGAGTCCGAAATCGCAGACCTGCTCTCACTGGATGATGGTGAAGCGCAGGAAGATGACTTTGATGTGGAAGCAGAGCTTCAGAGACCTTGCGTCTCTCGCTCTGGTGATGTCTGGTATCTCGGAAAGCATCGTGTTATCTGCGGCGACTCCACGCTGCCGGAAACATACGAGCGGCTGCTCGGCGAGGAAAAGGTAAATCTCGTCTGCACGGATCCCCCATACATGATCCAACTCGAAAGTACATCGGGGAAAATCAAGAATGACGATCTGAATGACAAGGACGCTTACGAGTTCCTGAAATCCGCTTTTACCGCCTTTCACTCGGCAATGGCGACGGACGCATCCATCTATGTTTTCTACGCAACAGCAAAAGCCCGCATCTTTCATGACGCTTATGAGGATGCGGGCTTTAAAGTTGGTGCGAGACTGGTGTGGAAGAAAGACCGTCTCGTCCTCACACGCACGGATTGGAAGTACATCCACGAGCCGATTATCTGGGGATGGCGTAAGGATGGCAGACATAGGTGGTATGGCGACCAGAAGCAGACCACTGTCTTTGCATTCGACCGTATCAAGGACTCGAAGAAGGACGGCTGCGGACATCCGTCCTCGAAGCCCGTGCCGCTCATTGCGTATCTCATCAAGCAGTGTACGCAGACAAACGTTGTCGTTCTTGACGGATTCCTCGGCTCGGCATCAACGCTCATCGCTTGCGACCAGTTGGGGCGTATCTGCTACGGTGTGGAGGTTGAGCCGAAGTTCGTGGATGTTGCCGTCGAGCGATACATCCAGAGCAAGGACGGCAATGCCGAAGATGTGTTTTTAGAACGTGACGGTGAGCGCATTCCGTATGCGGACGTGCCGACATCGAAGGAGGCAGCACAATGA
- a CDS encoding N-acetylmuramoyl-L-alanine amidase family protein, with amino-acid sequence MKVFLNAGHAPDGNPDPGACGYGLRECDVAKNVTDLVAGYLTAAGVEVVGCLQSDSLHEVVSASNRADVDVFISIHCNACNGVAQGTETWHYYGSSAGEKLAQCIQNQIVDALGTVDRGVKGAKPGVNGLYVLSNTDAVAVLVELAFIDHAGDVQLLRSRQDEFARAIARGVTDYEGAC; translated from the coding sequence ATGAAAGTTTTTTTAAACGCAGGTCATGCCCCGGACGGGAATCCCGACCCCGGCGCGTGCGGCTATGGACTCCGTGAGTGTGATGTGGCAAAGAACGTCACAGACCTTGTGGCGGGGTATCTCACTGCCGCAGGTGTGGAGGTTGTTGGATGTTTGCAGTCGGACAGTCTGCATGAAGTCGTCTCGGCCTCCAATCGTGCGGATGTCGATGTGTTTATCTCCATCCACTGTAATGCTTGTAATGGAGTGGCGCAGGGGACGGAAACGTGGCATTACTACGGAAGCAGCGCAGGGGAGAAGCTGGCACAGTGTATCCAGAATCAGATTGTGGATGCGCTCGGAACTGTGGATCGCGGCGTGAAGGGTGCAAAGCCCGGTGTCAACGGGCTGTACGTTCTAAGCAACACCGATGCGGTCGCCGTACTTGTGGAGCTTGCGTTTATCGACCATGCGGGCGATGTGCAGTTGCTTCGCAGTCGGCAGGATGAATTTGCCCGCGCCATTGCACGCGGGGTAACGGACTATGAAGGAGCGTGTTGA
- a CDS encoding prevent-host-death protein has protein sequence MKLEHIQNELKNHVGDFVRTEAKEATVLWLHEKGLPVAREVSAAYTAALKESAEKETGWCRFRDRIFLPLVIDGAIWMTGKMLERMTA, from the coding sequence ATGAAACTGGAACACATTCAAAATGAGCTGAAAAATCATGTGGGGGACTTCGTGCGGACGGAAGCGAAGGAAGCGACCGTCCTCTGGCTGCATGAGAAGGGGCTTCCCGTAGCGCGTGAGGTGTCTGCGGCGTACACGGCGGCACTGAAGGAGAGCGCGGAGAAGGAGACGGGATGGTGCAGATTCCGCGACCGCATCTTCCTGCCGCTTGTCATTGACGGGGCGATCTGGATGACGGGAAAGATGCTCGAACGTATGACGGCATGA
- a CDS encoding DNA cytosine methyltransferase — protein sequence MRERVNTHTPLTLGSLFDGSGGFTLGAVFAGIEPKWASEVEPFPIRVTTKRLPSVKHLGDIHWIHGDEIEPVDIITFGSPCTNLSIAGRREGLHGQESILFFEAIRIVREMRRGTDGKYPRFIVWENVAGAFSSSGGRDFQSVLTEIVRIKEPAAPEVPLPQKGGWAYADILMGDGWSVAYRLMDAQGWGVPQRRRRIYLVADFGGSSAGQILFDTESVRGDLAPCFAAWQGSARELADGTHASGGRVSAGFCTEHSAQSRSIGYAEEKSPTLRAGKVPAVFESHGADARYSGPLPVAPTVSRHYGTGGNNQPLVLKDVQAYGISSFQSNAMKSDNPTSGIYEAETARTIDRSGGNPACCQGGVAVVSIQGSMIGRQEKNGPQGSGIAEAVSFTLNTADRHAVYAMTTGCHSHFAKEKCPTLMARDFKDPMVVNQPVYSVRRLTPTECGRLQGFPDGWCTELETDNPTEEEMAFWREVFETHRKITGGKKPKTNAQIRRWLKNPHSGAAEYKMWGNGVALPCVFYVLTGIAHFGHSVYTTESAC from the coding sequence ATGAGGGAGCGCGTGAATACGCATACGCCGCTCACGCTCGGCAGTCTCTTTGACGGGAGCGGAGGATTCACACTCGGTGCTGTTTTTGCGGGCATAGAACCGAAGTGGGCATCGGAGGTTGAGCCGTTCCCGATTCGCGTCACCACGAAGCGGCTTCCCTCCGTCAAGCATCTTGGAGACATCCATTGGATTCACGGCGATGAGATCGAGCCTGTGGACATCATCACCTTCGGTTCTCCTTGTACGAATCTCAGCATCGCGGGACGGAGGGAAGGGCTGCATGGGCAGGAGTCCATACTGTTCTTCGAGGCTATTCGTATCGTTCGGGAAATGAGGAGGGGGACGGATGGGAAATATCCGAGATTCATCGTGTGGGAAAACGTCGCGGGAGCATTCTCGAGTTCCGGGGGACGGGACTTCCAATCTGTCCTTACGGAGATTGTCCGCATCAAAGAACCTGCGGCTCCCGAGGTGCCTTTGCCTCAAAAAGGTGGATGGGCATACGCAGACATTCTCATGGGAGACGGATGGAGCGTTGCGTATCGGCTCATGGACGCACAGGGCTGGGGAGTTCCACAGCGTCGGCGCAGAATCTACCTTGTCGCAGATTTTGGAGGATCAAGTGCCGGACAAATACTATTTGACACCGAAAGCGTGCGCGGGGATCTTGCGCCGTGCTTCGCTGCGTGGCAAGGCTCTGCCCGAGAGCTTGCGGATGGCACTCATGCGTCAGGCGGGCGGGTAAGTGCAGGTTTCTGTACCGAACATTCCGCACAGAGCCGCAGCATCGGCTATGCGGAGGAGAAGTCTCCGACGCTTCGGGCGGGAAAAGTACCCGCCGTATTCGAGTCACATGGAGCAGACGCACGGTATAGCGGTCCCCTTCCTGTTGCGCCGACGGTCTCTCGTCATTACGGTACGGGCGGCAACAATCAGCCGCTTGTATTGAAGGACGTACAGGCATACGGAATCTCGTCATTCCAATCCAATGCGATGAAATCAGACAATCCGACCTCGGGCATCTACGAAGCGGAGACGGCACGGACGATTGACCGGAGCGGAGGGAATCCTGCGTGCTGTCAGGGCGGCGTTGCGGTCGTCTCCATCCAAGGCTCGATGATCGGACGGCAGGAGAAGAACGGTCCGCAGGGAAGCGGTATCGCGGAGGCTGTGAGTTTCACGCTCAACACTGCTGACCGTCATGCCGTTTATGCCATGACCACGGGCTGTCACTCTCATTTTGCAAAGGAGAAATGCCCGACGCTCATGGCGCGGGACTTCAAAGACCCGATGGTCGTGAATCAGCCCGTCTATTCCGTGCGGAGATTGACACCGACCGAGTGCGGACGCTTGCAGGGCTTTCCCGACGGATGGTGTACGGAACTTGAAACCGACAATCCCACCGAGGAAGAGATGGCGTTTTGGCGCGAGGTCTTTGAGACGCACCGAAAAATCACGGGCGGGAAGAAACCAAAGACCAATGCCCAGATTCGGAGATGGCTGAAGAATCCGCATTCGGGTGCGGCAGAGTATAAG